In the Agrococcus beijingensis genome, GCGCGGCCGTGCGCGCGCTGCGGGAGGTGCCGACGATCGCCCTGGCGCTGCCGGTCGCCACGAGCGACGACGTGCTCGCCGTGCTCGAGGGCGCCGCGCTCGGCGCCTACCGCTACGACGGGCTGAAGACCGCGCCGAAGCCGGGCGTGCTCGAGATCGCGGTGGTCGCCGGCGAGGCAGAGGTCTCCGAGACCGTCGTCGCGATGGCCCAGGCCGCCACGCAGGCCGTGTGGACCACGCGCGACCTGGCGAACATGCCGCCCAACCTGCTGAGCCCCGTCACGTTCGCCGACATCGTCGCCGCGCAGGCGCCCGAGGCAGGGCTGAGCGTGGTCGTGCGCGACGAGGAGCGCCTGCGCCGCGAGGGCTTCGGCGGCATCGTCGGCGTCGGCCAGGGGTCGAGCCGGCCGCCGCGCCTCGTCACGGTCGAGCACGCGCCCGAGAACGCCACCCGCCACGTGGTGCTGGTCGGCAAGGGCATCACCTTCGACTCGGGCGGCCTCTCGCTGAAGCCCGCCGCCTCGATGCAGCACATGAAGTACGACATGACCGGCGCCGCGACCGTCTACGCGGTCACCGTCGCCGCGGCGGCGCTGCAGCTGCCGATCCGCATCACCGCCCACCTGTGCCTCGCAGAGAACATGGTCTCCTCGACCTCGACACGCCCGGACGACGTCATCACCATCCGCGGCGGCAAGACCGTCGAGGTCACCAACACCGACGCCGAGGGCCGGCTGGTCATGGCCGACGGCCTCGTGCTCGCCAGCGAGGCGCAGCCCGACGCGATCATCGACGTCGCCACCCTCACCGGCGCGCAGGTGGTGGCGCTGGGCAGCCGCGTCAGCGGCGTGATGGGCAACGACGGCGCCTTCGTCGACGCCGTGGTGCGCGCCTCGCGGGAGGTGGGCGAGCAGGTCTGGCCCATGCCCATCCCCGAGGAGATGCTGCCGATGCTCGACTCGGAGGTCGCCGATCTCGCGAACGCCAAGGTCGGCAACCGGGCCGGCGGCATGCTGCTGGCCGCGGCGTTCCTGGCCGAGTTCATCGGCGAGCGCGACGGTGCGCGCATCCCGTGGGCCCACGTCGACATCGCCGGGCCGTCGACCAACACCGGCAAGGCCTTCGGGTTCACGCCCGTCGGTGCGACCGGCGTGGTCGTGCGCGGCATCCTGCGCACCCTGTCGAAGATGTCTCGCTCGGCCGAGTAGTCCCCGAGCACCCCGGCGCGTGCGGCTAGGCTGGCAAAGGCAGGAACTGCCGAGCACCGCTGCGTCCACCGACGCGGCAACGAAGACTCATAAGGAGCAAGTGCGTGTCCGATCAGAGCTTTGACATCGTCGTCCTGGGTGGCGGCAGCGCGGGGTACGCCGTGGCGCTGCGGGCCGTGCAGCTCGGCAAGACCGTCGCGATCGTCGAGAAGGACAAGCTCGGCGGCACGTGCCTCCACAAGGGCTGCATCCCGACGAAGGCCATGCTCCACTCCGGGGAGGTCGCCGACGTCGTGCGCGAGTCCGGTGAGGCCGGCGTCGACGCCGAGCTCAAGGGCATCGACATCCAGCGCGTGACCGCCTTCCGCGAAGGCATCGTCTCGAAGAAGTTCAAGGGCCTGCAGGGGCTCATCAAGGCCAAGGGCATCCCGGTGATCGAGGGCGAGGGCGAGCTGACGTCCCCCACGACCGTGCAGGTGGGCGAGCAGACGATCACGGGCAAGAGCATCGTGCTCGCCACCGGCTCCTACCCGAAGTCGCTCCCCGGCCTCGAGATCACCGGCAACGTCATCACGAGCGAGCAGGCCCTGCAGCTCGACTGGATCCCGCAGCGCGCGGCGATCCTCGGCGGCGGCGTCATCGGCGTGGAGTTCGCGAGCGTCTGGCGCTCCTTCGGCGTCGAGGTGACGATCATCGAGGGCCTTCCTCACCTCGTGCCCAACGAGGAGGAGTCGGTCTCGAAGCAGTTCGAGCGGGCCTACAAGAAGCGCGGCATCCAGTTCAAGCTCGGCGCCCGCTTCTCGGGCGTCACGCAGGACGACTCGGGCGTGCACGTCTCGCTCGAGACCGGCGAGACCATCGACGCCGACCTGCTGCTCGTGGCCGTCGGCCGCGGCCCGGTCACCGCGAACCTCGGCTACGAGGAGGTCGGGGTGCAGATGGACCGCGGCTTCGTGACCGTCGACGAGCGCCTCCAGACCTCCGTGCCGGGCGTCTACGCCGTCGGTGACATCGTGCCCGGCCTGCAGCTCGCGCACCGCGGCTACCAGCAGGGCATCTTCGTCGCCGAGCAGATCGCGGGTCTCGACCCGCGCCCCGTCGCAGACCTCAACATCCCCAAGGTCACCTACTCCGACCCCGAGGTCGCATCCGTCGGCTACACGGAGGCGAAGGCCAAGGAGCAGTTCGGCGACGACCGGATCGAGTCCTACGAGTACTCCCTCGGCGGCAACGCCAAGAGCGAGATCGTCGGCACCGCCGGATCGGTGAAGGCCGTGCGCGTCAAGGACGGCCCCGTGGTCGGCGTCCACATGATCGGCCGCCGCGTCGGCGAGCTCATCGGCGAGGCGCAGCTCATCGTGAACTGGGAGGCGTACCCCGAGGATGTCTCCCAGCTCATCCACGCGCACCCGACGCAGTACGAGGCGCTCGGCGAGACCATGCTGAAGCTCGCGGGCACGCCGCTGCACGCCATCTGATCGATTGCCACAGGAGACACACGCATGACTGACATCAAGCTCCCCGAGCTCGGCGAGAGCGTCACCGAGGGCACGATCACCCGCTGGCTGAAGGCCGTCGGCGACGAGATCGCCGTCGACGAGCCGCTGGTCGAGATCTCGACCGACAAGGTCGACACCGAGGTGCCGTCGCCCATCGCCGGCACGCTCACCGAGATCCTGGCCGGCGAGGACGACACCGTCGAGGTCGGCGCGGTCATCGCCCGCGTCGGCGACGCCGGCGACGCGCCCGCCGAGGCCGCTCCGGCGGACGAGGCTCCCGCAGAGGAGAGCGCGACCGAGGCCGCCACCGAGGGCACCGACAGCGACGCCGACCAGGAGGCCGACGACGAGTCGGCCGCCGAGGCGCAGGAGTCGCCGTCGAAGGAGGCCGACGAGGCTCCCGCCGAGCAGGAGGCCCCCACGCCCGAGCAGGCGCCGACCGCCGACCAGGCGCCGGCCGCCGAGGGCGGCATCGACATCAAGCTCCCCGAGCTGGGCGAGAGCGTCACCGAGGGCACGATCATCCGCTGGCTGAAGGCCGTCGGCGACACGATCGAGGTCGACGAGGCCATCGTCGAGATCTCCACCGACAAGGTCGACACCGAGGTGCCGTCGCCGGTCGCCGGCACGATCTCCGAGCTGCTCGTGAACGAGGACGACACGGTCGAGGTCGGCTCCGTCATCGCACGCGTCGGCGGCTCCGCGGGCGCCCCGGCCGCCGCACCCGCCGGCGACCAGAAGACCGACGAGCCCC is a window encoding:
- the lpdA gene encoding dihydrolipoyl dehydrogenase — protein: MSDQSFDIVVLGGGSAGYAVALRAVQLGKTVAIVEKDKLGGTCLHKGCIPTKAMLHSGEVADVVRESGEAGVDAELKGIDIQRVTAFREGIVSKKFKGLQGLIKAKGIPVIEGEGELTSPTTVQVGEQTITGKSIVLATGSYPKSLPGLEITGNVITSEQALQLDWIPQRAAILGGGVIGVEFASVWRSFGVEVTIIEGLPHLVPNEEESVSKQFERAYKKRGIQFKLGARFSGVTQDDSGVHVSLETGETIDADLLLVAVGRGPVTANLGYEEVGVQMDRGFVTVDERLQTSVPGVYAVGDIVPGLQLAHRGYQQGIFVAEQIAGLDPRPVADLNIPKVTYSDPEVASVGYTEAKAKEQFGDDRIESYEYSLGGNAKSEIVGTAGSVKAVRVKDGPVVGVHMIGRRVGELIGEAQLIVNWEAYPEDVSQLIHAHPTQYEALGETMLKLAGTPLHAI
- a CDS encoding leucyl aminopeptidase; translated protein: MPIPALSIIARPEDATAELIVHGVRPGETPEADGFDSELLVGLGATGKREQVVRGVVDGRRVAFVGLGDQVTSDRLREVAGAAVRALREVPTIALALPVATSDDVLAVLEGAALGAYRYDGLKTAPKPGVLEIAVVAGEAEVSETVVAMAQAATQAVWTTRDLANMPPNLLSPVTFADIVAAQAPEAGLSVVVRDEERLRREGFGGIVGVGQGSSRPPRLVTVEHAPENATRHVVLVGKGITFDSGGLSLKPAASMQHMKYDMTGAATVYAVTVAAAALQLPIRITAHLCLAENMVSSTSTRPDDVITIRGGKTVEVTNTDAEGRLVMADGLVLASEAQPDAIIDVATLTGAQVVALGSRVSGVMGNDGAFVDAVVRASREVGEQVWPMPIPEEMLPMLDSEVADLANAKVGNRAGGMLLAAAFLAEFIGERDGARIPWAHVDIAGPSTNTGKAFGFTPVGATGVVVRGILRTLSKMSRSAE